Proteins encoded in a region of the Sceloporus undulatus isolate JIND9_A2432 ecotype Alabama chromosome 11, SceUnd_v1.1, whole genome shotgun sequence genome:
- the P2RX5 gene encoding P2X purinoceptor 5, whose protein sequence is MGQIAWKALCVSLFDYKTEKYVIAKNKKVGILYRVVQLSIMAYIVGWVFVVKKGYQDVDTSIQSSVITKVKGVAFTNTSELGERLWDVADYVIPPQGESVFFIMTNLIVTLNQRQDTCAESIGIPDALCYHNSDCPRGEAVVAGNGVKTGRCLKDGIGRSGTCEILAWCPVEKKGKPKKPLLAHAENFTVYIKNSIRFPRFKFSKTNVLDTKDDNYLKSCRYGPEHPYCPIFPLGTLVQWAGSNFQEMASEGGVIGIQIEWNCDLDKAPSECNPHYSFSRLDNRFATKSISSGYNFRFAKYYRDSDGVDFRTLIKAYGIRFDVMVNGKAGKFNIIPTIINVGSGLALMGAVRQFCIVL, encoded by the exons ATGGGGCAGATCGCCTGGAAAGCCCTCTGCGTCTCGCTGTTCGATTACAAAACGGAGAAGTATGTCATCGCCAAAAACAAGAAAGTGGGCATCCTCTACCGGGTGGTCCAGCTCTCCATCATGGCCTACATTGTGGG GTGGGTCTTTGTGGTCAAGAAAGGGTACCAAGATGTGGACACCTCCATCCAGAGCTCCGTCATCACCAAGGTCAAAGGAGTGGCTTTCACCAACACCTCGGAGCTGGGCGAGAGGCTGTGGGATGTCGCGGACTACGTCATTCCCCCGCAG GGCGAAAGCGTCTTCTTCATCATGACCAACCTGATCGTCACGCTGAACCAGCGGCAAGACACCTGCGCGGAG AGCATTGGCATTCCAGATGCCCTGTGTTACCACAACAGCGATTGCCCGCGCGGGGAAGCCGTAGTCGCCGGCAATG GGGTGAAGACGGGGCGCTGTTTGAAAGATGGCATCGGCCGGAGCGGGACATGCGAAATATTAGCCTGGTGCCCTGTGGAGAAGAAAGGCAAACCCAA GAAACCTCTTCTGGCCCATGCCGAGAATTTCACTGTTTACATCAAGAACTCGATTCGCTTCCCACGGTTTAAATTCTCCAA GACCAACGTCCTCGACACCAAAGACGACAACTACCTGAAAAGCTGCCGCTACGGACCCGAACATCCCTACTGCCCCATTTTCCCTCTGGGAACCCTGGTTCAGTGGGCTGGGAGCAACTTTCAGGAAATGGCGTCGGAG GGCGGTGTAATCGGAATCCAGATCGAGTGGAACTGCGACCTCGATAAAGCGCCCTCCGAATGCAACCCGCACTATTCTTTTAGCCGCCTGGATAACAGGTTTGCGACGAAATCCATCTCGTCTGGATACAACTTTAG GTTTGCCAAGTATTATCGGGACTCGGATGGAGTTGATTTCCGCACGCTGATCAAAGCCTACGGGATCCGCTTTGACGTCATGGTCAATGGGAAG GCGGGGAAATTTAACATCATCCCGACGATAATCAACGTGGGATCAGGCCTTGCCTTGATGGGGGCGGTAAGGCAGTTTTGCATTGTCCTATAA